AGCGGCCCTGTAACGACCTGCCCTTCGCGCAATCGTAAAGTTCGATGAAGCGCCGGTGTATATGGCGCCGAAAGCTTCATTTCGAACGTGAGCATTCAAACGCCGCCACGCGCGAGAAACCCGGCATAGTCTGCCACCGGAACGCGCGCTCCGGCCGCGGCCAGTTCACGGTTATAATCGACCTCGGGTATAACAAGGCTCCCGGCTTCGAACCGCCGTTCGAAATGCGCCGCTCCACACGCATTCAAGCCGTGATGCACATAGAAATAACTGTCCGGTGACAGGATCAGACACGACCGGTGATGCCGTTCGAGCATTTGCGCGACACGGGTATCCTCCGCCAGATTTTCGGCGGCATAGATAGGGATCGCCTCGCGCTTGACGAGCATGGTGTTTTCCCATCCCCGCGCTTCCGATTTCGCCAGCCACCGTCGCGCAGGCCACCACAATGTGATCGCTCCGAAATAGCAAGCCGTGGAATAGCTCTGCGCTAGTGCCGCTGTCTGCAGCTCAAGCCGGTCAGGAGCGCTCAGATCGTCGTCGTCCCATTGGCAGATCAGCTCGCCCGACGATTGCGCGATACTGATATTGCGCAAATCGCCCAACGAAGCCGGAGCCACAGATACAAATTTGATCGTCGGGTCGCCGATTTCCGCGATCATGTCGCGGAGACTGGTATCGGCGGCTGCGGAAACCACAATCAGCTCGCGATTGGCATAAGTCTGCCGCCGGTAGCATTCGATCGCGAATACCGCTGGATAAATCACCCCCCGCGACACCATCACGCACGAGATTAATGGCCCAGCAACTTCGAAACCGGCGGCCACGGTCATCGAGCCCTCTATCTTTCGACCATCGGGTTCACGCAACAGGACCGGAACCACCCGCGTCACCACGCAGTGCCGTCCGCCAGATGAGAGGCATAGTCTGTCATGGGCAATGACGACGCCAGCGCGGCGATCTGCGCGTCGTAGCGATCTGCCGAAATGACCTCGCTAGCCCAACTCACCATGGTTTCGAAATGTGCATTCTCATAGCTATTGGCTCCATGGACGATGTAGCAATAGAGCGAAGGCCGGTCGATCAGCAGCGTCGCGTGCATCGAACAAAGGCGCGCTATCGTGATATTATCCTCCGCCAGCGCCTGAGCTGGATAGGCTGGCAATACATCCCGGCCGACCAGCATACTGCCCTCCCATGTCCTGCTTCCCGACACAGCAAGCTGACGCCGCGCAGGCCACCAGATCAACCAGCGCTTCAGGAATACCGCGGCAACATCGTGGCTGAGCAGCGCTGCCATCATGAACTCCAGCCGCCCGGCATCGTAAAGGTCATCGTCGTCCCACTGGCAAAGAAAATCACCGCGCGCGTGTGCAACCGATATATTGCGCAACTCACCCAGCGAAGCAGGGGCGGCTTCGACATAACGGATCGTCGGATCGCCCAGGCTGGCGACTAACGCTTCGATCGCACTGTCGGCAACATCGCAAACGATCACCAGCTCACGGTTCCGCCAGCTTTGTCGCCGAAAACAGTCCAACGCGAATGCAGCGGGCAGTTTGCCACCGCGCGTAACCATCAGGCACGATATCAGCGGACCGGAAACCCGTTCACCCGCCTCGAACGAATAGGCCCCACTCTGCGGTGACTTCGCGGGGGCAAGTCTGATCGTAGAAACCGCTATGGCCATCAGCCACCCTAACCGACCCGCGACCGGCGGCAAGCCTGACATGGCAATCAGCCAATGATGATTTCTGACAGTATAACGCGTTTGCGCCACGCATGGGCGACGGACCAACGCCATGTTCTTCTGTCCGCGCTAGGGTCCATTGCACAGCGGGTTGCTACACAATGCTAGGTCGTTGTTAATCTTCTGTCGGCAGCATGGGCTGGCAACGCAGAAATCCGGGATCGCGATCATGAAATCGAAAACGAAATTGATATGTGGCATCTCGGCGCTGATCGTTGGCGTGGCGGCTAGCGCACAGGTCGCGACGGTGAAAACTGCCGCCCAGACAAGTAAAGTTGCCGCCCTGCTCAATGGCGCATCCCGCGCGCTCCTCGCCCCCACCCCGATGGCAAATCCGGCAGCCGCGGCAACGCCTGCCGTTGCAGCACTGCCGCCCCTCGATCTTTCCGATATGCGGATGTGGAACTGGAACGGGAAATGGCTCGCGTCCGAATGGGACAATGTGAACGGCCCAATTCCGTGGCGCTACAACCATATCGTCCAGAAATC
This genomic stretch from Sphingomonas paeninsulae harbors:
- a CDS encoding glycosyltransferase, whose product is MTRVVPVLLREPDGRKIEGSMTVAAGFEVAGPLISCVMVSRGVIYPAVFAIECYRRQTYANRELIVVSAAADTSLRDMIAEIGDPTIKFVSVAPASLGDLRNISIAQSSGELICQWDDDDLSAPDRLELQTAALAQSYSTACYFGAITLWWPARRWLAKSEARGWENTMLVKREAIPIYAAENLAEDTRVAQMLERHHRSCLILSPDSYFYVHHGLNACGAAHFERRFEAGSLVIPEVDYNRELAAAGARVPVADYAGFLARGGV
- a CDS encoding glycosyltransferase family 2 protein yields the protein MAIAVSTIRLAPAKSPQSGAYSFEAGERVSGPLISCLMVTRGGKLPAAFALDCFRRQSWRNRELVIVCDVADSAIEALVASLGDPTIRYVEAAPASLGELRNISVAHARGDFLCQWDDDDLYDAGRLEFMMAALLSHDVAAVFLKRWLIWWPARRQLAVSGSRTWEGSMLVGRDVLPAYPAQALAEDNITIARLCSMHATLLIDRPSLYCYIVHGANSYENAHFETMVSWASEVISADRYDAQIAALASSLPMTDYASHLADGTAW